CTCGCAGACTATTTACCGTAACCTCTAATTCATCATCGCTGTAAGGCTTGCTGGGTAAAACACCCCATATCGGCTTTGGCCAGGCTGGGTCGGTGTGGTAGCGCACAATATGATGCACATGCAGCTGCGACACCACGTTACCCAGTGCTGCCACATTCAATTTATGCGCCTGAAAATGCACTTCCAAGTGTTTACTTACAAAAGCCGACTCCTCCCAAAACATCGCCAGGTCGTCAGCTTCCAGCTGATGCAGCTCGGCCAAATTTTCACGCCGCGGCACTAAAATTAGCCATGGGTAATTGGCATCTTTCGCCAGCAACACCTCACATAATGCAAACGACGCAATCTTTACTGTGTCGTTTTGTAGCTGTTCATCCAGCTTGAACATAGAAACCTCTGTACCAATTGTCCTTAGGGGATTAAAATTTACCGATTTAGCCAAGATGGCACAAGCCATTCATCCACTTTTTACAACGATTCAACGAATATTATGCGTACCAGCCAAGTTTTAATTGCCACCCTGAAAGAAACACCCGCCGATGCCGAAGTTATTAGCCATCAGCTGTTATTACGGGCTGGCTTTATTCGCAAATTAGCGTCGGGCTTATATAGCTGGCTGCCGCTAGGTTTGAAAGTGCTGCAAAAATGCGAAGCTGTGGTGCGCGACGAGATGAAT
The sequence above is a segment of the Pseudomonadales bacterium genome. Coding sequences within it:
- a CDS encoding HIT domain-containing protein, whose amino-acid sequence is MFKLDEQLQNDTVKIASFALCEVLLAKDANYPWLILVPRRENLAELHQLEADDLAMFWEESAFVSKHLEVHFQAHKLNVAALGNVVSQLHVHHIVRYHTDPAWPKPIWGVLPSKPYSDDELEVTVNSLRALLAAKAQLDEL